A genomic region of Drosophila kikkawai strain 14028-0561.14 chromosome X, DkikHiC1v2, whole genome shotgun sequence contains the following coding sequences:
- the Inx7 gene encoding innexin inx7 — protein sequence MLNTFSSVRQYLKFDITRVVIDNIVFKLHYRWTFVMLLVATLLITSRQYIGEHIQCISDGVIAPVINTFCFFTPTFTVVRDLNHTAFKPGSEPPGIGHYDPEKHTIKRHAYYQWVPFVLFFQALCFYIPHFLWKKWEGGRVKALVFGLRMVGLTRYLKNDSLRIGKLNIPSMAEAEERIKDIRRTMIDRMRLNQSWGAHLVFAEILNLVNLLIQITWTNRFLGGQFLSLGPQALQARWSNEVSILDLVFPKVTKCRFHKFGASGSLQDHDTLCVMALNIMNEKIYTILWFWYAFLLVVTVLGLIWRLFTLCFYRNVTFTRWSLYWAKPGRLDENELSAVIDKCNFSNWMFLFFLRTNLSEFLFKKVIYHLASEFPNPDHENDINAYRDLGSAPPSSSTKIRYPDISSLDTVDSPLLHLRHPGTTTVGNTTPPNGGGQLPSTSEMAKMPV from the exons ATGCTGAACACCTTCAGCTCGGTGAGGCAGTACCTCAAGTTCGATATAACGCGGGTTGTCATCGACAACATCGTGTTCAAGCTCCACTACCGATGGACCTTTGTAATGCTCCTGGTGGCCACCCTGCTGATCACGTCGCGTCAGTATATCGGGGAGCATATTCAGTGCATTTCCGATGGTGTCATAGCTCCGGTCATCAACACCTTTTGTTTCTTCACGCCGACCTTTACAGTG GTGCGTGACCTGAACCACACCGCCTTCAAGCCGGGCAGCGAGCCCCCCGGCATCGGGCACTATGATCCCGAGAAGCACACGATCAAGCGGCATGCCTACTACCAGTGGGTGCCCTTCGTCCTGTTCTTCCAGGCCCTGTGCTTCTACATACCACACTTTCTGTGGAAGAAGTGGGAGGGCGGTCGGGTCAAGGCTTTGGTCTTTGGCCTGCGCATGGTGGGTCTCACCAGATACCTGAAGAATGACAGTCTGAGGATAGGAAAGCTGAACATACCATCCATGGCCGAGGCGGAGGAGCGCATCAAGGACATTCGGCGAACGATGATCGATAGGATGCGTTTGAATCAATCCTGGGGAGCTCACTTGGTCTTTGCCGAGATCCTGAATCTGGTGAATCTTTTGATACAAATCACCTGGACGAATCGGTTTTTGGGTGGCCAGTTCTTGTCCTTGGGACCGCAGGCTCTGCAGGCCCGGTGGTCCAATGAGGTGAGCATCTTGGACCTGGTCTTTCCCAAGGTGACCAAGTGCAGGTTCCACAAGTTTGGTGCCTCCGGATCGCTGCAGGATCACGATACGCTCTGCGTCATGGCTTTGAATATAATGAATGAGAAGATCTACACAATTTTGTGGTTCTGGTATGCCTTCCTTCTGGTGGTCACCGTGCTGGGCCTCATCTGGCGACTGTTTACGCTGTGTTTCTACAGAAA TGTCACCTTCACCCGCTGGTCTCTGTATTGGGCAAAGCCCGGCAGACTGGACGAAAACGAACTGTCTGCGGTGATTGACAAGTGCAACTTCTCCAACTGGATGTTCCTCTTCTTCCTGCGTACCAACCTCTCCGAGTTCCTGTTCAAGAAGGTCATCTACCATTTGGCCAGCGAATTTCCCAATCCCGACCATGAAAACGACATCAATGCTTATCGAGACCTGGGCTCAGCGCCCCCCTCATCGTCCACCAAGATCCGATATCCGGATATCAGCAGTCTGGACACTGTGGACTCGCCGCTGCTTCATCTCCGGCACCCGGGCACGACCACAGTGGGCAACACCACGCCGCCCAACGGCGGGGGCCAACTTCCAAGCACTTCGGAGATGGCCAAAATGcctgtttaa